The genome window ACAATGCCCTGCTTGTTTGATACACTGATGAGCGCCCTCTCTATCTTGCGCATTTTTTTCTCCTTCATTGAATAAAATTCGTGATGCGTAATCCGTGATCCGTGATGAGTTTTTGTCTTATCACCCATTACGCATAGCGCATTACGGTCTTATAAGAGTCCCTGTTCCATTATGCTGGTGTGGCCTTTATCTCCAAGTATTATATGGTCTAAGACCTCTATGCCGATTATCTTGCCTGTCTCAACAAGCCGCCTGGTAATTGCTAAATCCTCCCTGCTCGGGCTGGGATCACCGCTTGGATGATTATGAACAAAGATAACAGAAGCAGCAGCCTCTTTTATTGCTTCTCTGAAGCCCTCCCGTGGATGAACAAGCGAGGACGTCAGGGTGCCCTCAGAGATAACCGTTTCTTTAAAAAGCCTGTTTTTTACATCAAGAAGGCAGCAGAGGAATTTTTCCCTTTTAAGGTCATAGAGCTTTGGCCTGTAATAATTATAAACATCACGGCTATTCTTAAATAGTGGCCTCTCAGGGCTGTTTTCTGCATCGTTCATAAGTCTCTTTCCAAGCTCCATGGCAGCCTTGATCTGGGCAATCTTTGCATGACCTATCCCCTTTACATTTAAAAATTCAGCTACCGCTGCATCTTTGATATTTTTAAGGCTGCCAAAATGCATCAAGAGTTCCCTCGCAAGCTCCAGGGCGCT of Nitrospirota bacterium contains these proteins:
- the radC gene encoding DNA repair protein RadC, producing MEYKSIKQWPEDERPRERLLKFGSEGLSAAQLLAILLRTGGEGKSALELARELLMHFGSLKNIKDAAVAEFLNVKGIGHAKIAQIKAAMELGKRLMNDAENSPERPLFKNSRDVYNYYRPKLYDLKREKFLCCLLDVKNRLFKETVISEGTLTSSLVHPREGFREAIKEAAASVIFVHNHPSGDPSPSREDLAITRRLVETGKIIGIEVLDHIILGDKGHTSIMEQGLL